The nucleotide sequence GAAGTAGTGCAACATGCTTCGGCCGAAGAGGTGGAAAAAGAAATACGGGCCCAAATTGAACAATCCATTGCCTGGGGTTATAGGCCGGACCATATAGACACCCATATGGGCACTTTGTTCGGGGATCCAAGTTATGTAAAGGCCTATATGAAAGTGGCCCAGGAATACGGCATTCCTGCAAATATTATTGATATATCCGTACCAGCGGTTTTGGCAGAATTTAGAAAACAGGGGTATCCTATGGACGATTCCGTAGTAAAAATGTCAGAAGAATACACTTTGCCCAAATTGGACTTTTTTAGCAGTGCACCAAAGGCGGATTCCTATGAGGAAAAAGTGGAAAATTTTAAGACATTGATAAAATCCCTGCAACCCGGACTTACCGAAATCATTTTTCACCCGTCCGTTGAAACCGATAACCTAAGGGGCATTACGGGATCTTGGCAACAAAGGGTCTGGGAATCACAGATTTTTGCGGATCCCGATCTTATTAATTTCTTCAAAGAAGAAGGGATAATTTTTACCAATTGGAAAGAAATCATGACTAGGTTCAATTCCATGAAATAAATGGAGTTTTCAATCAAAATATACTCCACCTCGGAATGTAAAGGCGGTCACGGCTAAATAAAAGGTATTAAACCTCAGGGCAAGCCCGTCTGCCGACAAAGGCAGGCCCTGAACCCAATAATCGGAATCGACCCAAGGGTCGAGGTATTGAACCTAGATCCCGCCGAAAAAGGCGGGATTAGTTCAACTTACAATTTTCAGTGCGTCTTACTGACTTCTCAAAATTGAGTTTCACTAATAAAATAAGCCCTAAATACCTCCTGCCTTGTCAAATGGTAATTTGTTTTAGCCCTTATACATCTTGTCACTATCGGCCTAAAATGTAGCTAAACCCTACTACCACAAGGTCGGTGGTCATATCGTAGGCCACTTCACTACCCGGGATAGCCCCCGTAGGATTGGTATCCGCATTCCACGGACCGCCAGCGCTATCCGGTGTCGGATTTAACAAGGGGCCACTGGTGGAACCACTGCTAGTTCCATGGTGATAGGCAACATCTAGGCTAAAGCGTGGATTGAGCTTATAGCTAAACCCAAACTGAAACGCATTTTTAATAACTGCCGTGGCAGGAGAGGACATAAAAACAAATTCGTCCCGAATAGGATTTTCACTATAGGTATATCCAATCCTTAAAGGCAAATTTTGGATGCCTTTATATTGAAGTCCAGTTGAGACCACAGAGATACTTTGCCATCCAAAACCCTGGACGGCACCGGTAGGAAACCCTGAGAAATCTCCACTTTCAGCCAATTGCCAGCCAGATTTTTTGAACCCATCGGTATTTTCATAGTCTATAAAACGGTAATCCAAGGCATAATCGAAATCCCCCATAGAATAACCTAGGCCCACGGAGTAGATGGCGGGGTAATCCATATTGAAATCTACACCTGGAGCCTCACTGCCATCCAGATAAGTATTATTAAAACTAAAATCATTGAAAATCTGTTTGGATTTATAGGAAGCACCTATCTTTAATCCACTTCCCGAGTCATAAAAAAGTCCAATTTGGGCTCCAATTCCAAAAGCCGTAGCCTTGTCACTGTTGGGATAACCTAGAGTCTGACTAGGTGCTGCCAATGGATTGGGTCCAATTTCCAAGGTAGCATAATTAAAATTAGGTTGTATCCCCAAGGAAATCTTGTCCGTTAACTGATAGGAGTAGGCAAAACTAAGCTGCAAAAGGGCATAATCCGATTCTATATGTCCAAAGCCCCCTGAACTCTGCGGCATGGTTATGGGATTGTCTTGACTTTCGGGAAAAGTAACCCCAAAACCAGAAACCCCAAAGGCCGAAATTCCAAAGGTATGTTTGCTTTCATCCTTTCCCCAGACATAAGCCAAGGCCGGGAGTACGGAGACTCCCCTATCATCACCCGTTGTCCCACTAAAGGGCCCGTTTTGGGTTGGCACGGTCGATGAAATAGAAGGATCTGAAAAAAACAGGCCAGCATTAAAGGATAGTATTTGTCCGTCAAATTTTGAAAGTGAGGCGGGATTCCACAATAACGCTCCGTTAATATCCAGGGGCTGAGCCGTGGCGGCCCCGCCCATCGACATGTTTACACCTCCTACCCCCTGAAGTACATGGCCTACCTGTGCTTTTGTAGTTGTGCCCAACATCAGTAAAAATAATGTAAGAAGAAATCCTCTGCTTTTCGCATTTGTCCTCATCAAGTCCTTGATTAATATGTCCATAAATGGTTATAATTTTTAAATTTCGCGCCTAGCATAATTTTAGGCTATTCAAATGAGGCGCAAAAATACATAAATTAAATCTATAGATTTAATAGGATAACAAAATATTAAGAAGTAACATACAAAAGGACACCCCAGGCATTGATCGCAGGGGCAACATAAATACTACCGAGACAAAGAGGTTTATAAATATCTCAATCGGGACTTTGAATATCCTAACCCCTTTAACATTAAAATTAGGAAATGTTCGATTTTTGGTAAATTATAATGCAAATCCAATAAAATTTAATAAGGAAAATAATTTTTAAAAAGTTTTATTTGTGTATCTCCCAGTTTTTGGGAAAATAATAATGATTTATTTAAAACCTATTTGTCATGAATTCTACCTCTGGAATTATCCTTGCCATTTCATTGATCATTATTATGTTCGGGATGGGCCTATCATTGACCCTTTCAGATTTTAAGAGGGTTGTTAGTTATCCAAAGGCCATGATCATAGGGCTTATCTGCCAGATGTTGTTGTTACCAATCATAGGATATTTCATTGCCATTTCCCTAAGTTTGTCGCCCACCACCGCTATTGGCATTATGTTATTGGCGGCCTGTCCTGGAGGACCAACATCCAATATGCTTACTTATTTGGCCAAAGGCGATTTGGCCTTGTCCGTTTCCCTAACGGCCGTGTCGAGTATTATTTCCATTTTAACCATCCCTTTCATTGTGCAATTTGCATTGGAAGAATTTTCCAATGAAAGTATGGCCATTACTGTCGATGCCATAACCATGATAAAACAATTGTTGGTAATAGTCATCATACCTGTAGGAATCGGCATGTTGATAAAAAGCAAATTTGAAGCTTTTGCCAACAAGATGGAGAAACCCGTAAAAATAGCTTCTGCTATTATATTTATATTGGTAATCATTGGGGTAACCATTAGCGTCAAGGATGTTTTTATGAGTTACTTGAGCGAGGCAGGTCTACCGGCCATTCTGCTCAATGTGAGCACCATGACCATAGGGTTTTTAATGGCAGTACTTTTTAAACTAACAAGACCACAGGCCATAAGTATATCCATTGAAACCGGAATACAAAACGGAACCTTGGCAATAACATTGGCTACAATTGCCCTGAACAATGCAGAATACTCTATTGTACCTGCCATATACGGGCTCTTAATGTTCATTACTGCCACAGTAATTATTTTTATCCGTAAACCACTTGGGATAAAAGATGAATTAAGCCTGGAAAAAGACCCGGCCAATTAATCCTTGCAAATATAAGATGGGAAAAAATCGATTTATTGTTGCCCTTATTTTATTCATCTTTTTTGTCATTTCCTTTCTAACCAATATTTTAGGCCCCTTGATCCCTGATATCATATCGGATTTCAAGGTTAGTTTAACTATGGCCGCCCTATTGCCATTTGCCTTTTTTGTTGCTTATGGTGTATTTTCCATTCCCTCTGGGGTAGCGGTAGAGCGCTACGGCGAAAAACAAGTGATCTTGTCCGCATTTTTAATATCCTTTATCGGTGCCATTTTATTTTCAATTTTTCCCAATTTTCCCATAGCGCTAATATCCCTATTTTTAATTGGTTCGGGAATGGCCATGTTGCAGGTGGCTATTAATCCCTTGTTAAGGGTTGCTGGGGGCGAAGAGCATTTTGCCTTTAATTCCGTTATGGGCCAATTGGCGTTTGGAATGGCCTCTTTTATGAGTCCCTTCCTTTTCACATACCTAGTGCTTAAGTTGGAAGACTACCCTGGCCCTGACAATTCCAATTTTATCCTCAACATTTTTCACAACATAGTACCCGAGAATTTACCTTGGGTTTCCCTTTACTGGATATTTGCGATGATCTCGCTCATTATGGTCATCTTCATATATCCCATAACATTGCCCAAGGTTGAAAGGAATGAAGAGGAAAAAGCGGGTTCATGGGCCACAAACAAAGACTTGTTAAAAAACAAAAAAGTAATCCTATTCTTTATGGGCCTATTTGCATATGTGGGTACTGAACAGGGTGTAGCCAATTGGATGTCCCAATTTTTATCGGAATATCATGGTTTGGACCCTAGAATAGAGGGTGCCAATGCCATATCCTTGTTTTGGGGATTATTGACGGTGGGCTGTATCCTAGGGTTACTACTATTGAAATTTATGGATAGCAAATTGGTACTTAAAATATTTTCAGGGGCTGCCATTCTAAGTTTGACAACGGCACTTTTCGGCCCTGCCCATATAGCGGTTTTGGCGTTCCCCCTGGTAGGCTTTTTTGCCTCTGTAATGTGGTCCGTTATTTTTTCCCTAGCATTGAACTCCGTTAAGGAAAACCACGGAGCCCTGTCGGGCATATTGTGTTCCGGAATTGTAGGTGGGGCCATTGTCCCCCTTATAGTTGGGGCTTTAGGTGATTTGGTTGGACTAAAAGGTGGTATGTTCTTTTTGTACATCACACTTGGTTTTATTTTTAGTATTGGATTTTGGGCAAGCCCCTTAGTCAATAACAAAACAATAACGCTTAAAGAATTTTTCGGCAATAATAAAAAATCTGAACCTTAAGGATAATAAATTATGCTCATGAGAATAGTATTTGCTATATGGATATTTCTATTGCTTGTTGGCTGTAAGCCCAATCAATACGATCCTTCCCTGCCGCCCAAAGGCTTTGCAAATAACATTACTCTTAAAATAGCGTATACGCTAGGTGCTATTGAGCCAACCCTTACCAAGGTAGCTATCCCGGAAACCATCCAAGAATATAAGGATCTGGTTTATAAGACCATCGACTCCACCTCATTAAAGCTGGATATATATCGACCTAAAGCCTTAAAAAAAGATGCTCCCCTTATTATTTTTATACATGGTGGCGCTTGGGAAAAAGGAAAGAAAAGCAATGTGTTACACTATTTGAT is from Arenibacter algicola and encodes:
- a CDS encoding polysaccharide deacetylase family protein — encoded protein: MKKSYLFTLSLSFCMSLFLSGCGEKKKNVDEALNNSPTEQEATLEAKNWAEKLGWPAGKKVIMLHADDIGMCPEANIAAKDQLSKGEIQSAAVMIPCPNAEEFINWAKENPAMDVGLHLTLTSEWKKHRWGPITPDEEVPGLLDPENMLWRSVPEVVQHASAEEVEKEIRAQIEQSIAWGYRPDHIDTHMGTLFGDPSYVKAYMKVAQEYGIPANIIDISVPAVLAEFRKQGYPMDDSVVKMSEEYTLPKLDFFSSAPKADSYEEKVENFKTLIKSLQPGLTEIIFHPSVETDNLRGITGSWQQRVWESQIFADPDLINFFKEEGIIFTNWKEIMTRFNSMK
- a CDS encoding OmpP1/FadL family transporter yields the protein MDILIKDLMRTNAKSRGFLLTLFLLMLGTTTKAQVGHVLQGVGGVNMSMGGAATAQPLDINGALLWNPASLSKFDGQILSFNAGLFFSDPSISSTVPTQNGPFSGTTGDDRGVSVLPALAYVWGKDESKHTFGISAFGVSGFGVTFPESQDNPITMPQSSGGFGHIESDYALLQLSFAYSYQLTDKISLGIQPNFNYATLEIGPNPLAAPSQTLGYPNSDKATAFGIGAQIGLFYDSGSGLKIGASYKSKQIFNDFSFNNTYLDGSEAPGVDFNMDYPAIYSVGLGYSMGDFDYALDYRFIDYENTDGFKKSGWQLAESGDFSGFPTGAVQGFGWQSISVVSTGLQYKGIQNLPLRIGYTYSENPIRDEFVFMSSPATAVIKNAFQFGFSYKLNPRFSLDVAYHHGTSSGSTSGPLLNPTPDSAGGPWNADTNPTGAIPGSEVAYDMTTDLVVVGFSYILGR
- a CDS encoding bile acid:sodium symporter family protein — its product is MNSTSGIILAISLIIIMFGMGLSLTLSDFKRVVSYPKAMIIGLICQMLLLPIIGYFIAISLSLSPTTAIGIMLLAACPGGPTSNMLTYLAKGDLALSVSLTAVSSIISILTIPFIVQFALEEFSNESMAITVDAITMIKQLLVIVIIPVGIGMLIKSKFEAFANKMEKPVKIASAIIFILVIIGVTISVKDVFMSYLSEAGLPAILLNVSTMTIGFLMAVLFKLTRPQAISISIETGIQNGTLAITLATIALNNAEYSIVPAIYGLLMFITATVIIFIRKPLGIKDELSLEKDPAN
- a CDS encoding MFS transporter produces the protein MGKNRFIVALILFIFFVISFLTNILGPLIPDIISDFKVSLTMAALLPFAFFVAYGVFSIPSGVAVERYGEKQVILSAFLISFIGAILFSIFPNFPIALISLFLIGSGMAMLQVAINPLLRVAGGEEHFAFNSVMGQLAFGMASFMSPFLFTYLVLKLEDYPGPDNSNFILNIFHNIVPENLPWVSLYWIFAMISLIMVIFIYPITLPKVERNEEEKAGSWATNKDLLKNKKVILFFMGLFAYVGTEQGVANWMSQFLSEYHGLDPRIEGANAISLFWGLLTVGCILGLLLLKFMDSKLVLKIFSGAAILSLTTALFGPAHIAVLAFPLVGFFASVMWSVIFSLALNSVKENHGALSGILCSGIVGGAIVPLIVGALGDLVGLKGGMFFLYITLGFIFSIGFWASPLVNNKTITLKEFFGNNKKSEP